GTTGTCTTTAGCTGGTTTCTGAGCTTAAGAACGCTTGCAAAAAACAAGGGAACTTGATACATTACACCTTATTAATAGTCAGTTATAGAGAGAGATATTATGGCCAAACTTAAATCCCTGAGAAACAAGATAGATGATATCGACAACACGATCGTTAAGCTTTTAAACGACAGGGCGAAGATCGTTCTTGATATTAAAGAGGCTAAAAAGGACGACAGGCTTAAGGTCTACTCGCCGACCAGGGAAAGAGAGATTCTAAAGAGGTTAGGGAAACTCAACACAGGCCCTTTCCCCGGTGACGCGCTTATCGCGCTGTATAAAGAGATACTCTCTACTTCGCGCTCGCTGCAGCAGCCGTTAAAGATAGCATACTTCGGCCCGCCTGCGACATTTACGCATCTCGCGGCAAGAAGGCAGTTCGGCGCGTCAGCCGAATATGTACCTGAAAGCACGATCAAGGCTATCTTCGAATCTGTAATGAGAGGCAAGGCGCAGTACGGCGTTGTGCCTATTGAGAACTCTACAGAGGGCGTTGTCAATTATACGCTTGACATGTTCATGGATTCTGACCTGAATATCACCTCTGAAGTTATGCTTCCCATAAGGCATAACCTCATGTCAAAGACGGGCAAGGCTACGGGCATAAAAAAGATATATTCCCATCCTCAGCCGATCGCACAGTGCAGGGGCTGGCTTGAAGAGCACTATCCCGGCGTTCCGCTTATAGGCGGGATGAGCACCGCTTCGGCTGCCAAGCGTGTCGCCAGGGAAACGTCATCCGCTGCCATAGCAAGTGAACTTGCCGCTGATATTTATAAACTAAAATTTATTGCAAAGGGCATAGAAGACTACAAGAATAACTTCACCCGTTTTCTTGTTATCGCAAAAGATTACCTTCCAAGGACAGGCAATGACAAGACATCCATTATGTTTTCGGTAAAGGACAAACCCGGCGCACTTCATAAGATACTTGAGCATTTTGCAAAGCATAAGATAAACCTTACAAAGATCGAGTCAAGGCCGTCCAAGAGAAAGGCATGGGAGTACATATTCTTTGTTGATATGCAGGGGCATGTAGAGGACCTCAAGGTCAGGAAGGCTATTGATGCCGTAAAGAAGGAATGCCTTTATCTCAAGGTGCTGGGCTCCTACCCTTTGGCAGATTAGGTTAATATTTCATAAGCATGTTTTTCATCAGCAATCCTTTACTCCTTATGATAAAAGCTCCTGAACATATAAAAAACATTAAACCGTATGTGCCCGGAAAGCCGATAGAAGAGCTTGAGAGGGAACTCGGGATAACCGGTTCCATAAAGCTTGCTTCCAATGAAAGCCCGATCGGGCCTTCACCTCTTGCGGTCAAGGCGCTGGCAGACGGCATACACGGCCTTAACAGGTATCCTGACGGAAGCTGTTACAGCCTGAAGAACGCTCTCTCTCAAAAGCTCGGCATCGCTTCTGAAGAGATCATCTTTGGCAACGGTTCCAATGAGATCATCGAACTGGCTGTCAGGACATTTTTAAGCCCGGGTGATGAGGCGATAATGGCAAGCCCCTCTTTTGTCGTTTACCCCACAGTGACGCAGGCAGCAGGAGGAAAGAGCATAGTTGTTCCGCTTAAAGACTTTCGCCATGACCTTGAGGCGATGGCCTCTGCAATTACAGCTAAGACAAAGGTCATATTCATTGCGAACCCGAACAATCCTACAGGCACGATAAACAGCCGCGCAGAAATGGATGCCTTCATGGAGAAGGTTCCTGACGATGTGCTTGTAGTCATTGACGAGGCGTATTTTGAATATGTCTCTTCAACTGATTATCCTGACAGCATGGAGTATCTTAAGAAAGGCAGGCCGGTCCTGATACTGCGGACATTCTCAAAGATATACGGACTTGCAGGATTGAGGATAGGATACGGTTTGGCACACAGCTCCATTATCTCAGAGATGAACAAGGTACGGCAGCCGTTCAATATAAACTCACTTGCTCAGATAGCTGCGCTTGCTGCGCTTGAAGATGCAGAACATGTTGAGAGGGCAAAGAAGACAAATGAAGATGGAAAAGAATTTCTATACAAAGAACTCAGATCAATGGGAGTAGATTATCTTCCCACAGAGGCAAATTTCATATATATTATCTTAAAGCATGATACAGCCCTTCAGCTTTATAATGAGCTGCTGAAGAAGGGCGTTATAATAAGGCCGATGGGCAAACGCGAATTGAGGGTAACTATCGGCCTTGCCGATGAGAATAAAAGGTTTATAAAAGCGTTACAGGCTGTAATGAAGCAATAACTACGCTTTACGCATCACGATTTTCATGGAGGATCTATGGACATTATAGTACTTAAACCAAAGGCAACTGCAAAAGAGAAGCGGAATATAGTTAAACGTCTGAAACAGATGGGCTTTGACGCCCATCTTTCAACCGGCACAGAGAGGACGGTCATCGGGGTGATTGGCGATACTTCAAAGGTCTCAGAGGATGAGAGCAGTTCATTTGAGGCGTTGAACGGTGTCGAGAAGATACACAGGATCACCCAGCCATACAGGCTCGCAAGCAGGAACTTTCAGCAGAAGGACTCACTAATAAAGGTCGGCAGGCATGTCATCGGCGGGAAGAGGATACATGTCATGGCAGGCCCCTGCTCTGTTGAGAACAGGGCAAACCTCATTAATGTAGCGCAGGATGTGAAGAAGGCGGGTGCTACATTTTTAAGGGGCGGAGCGTTTAAACCCAGGACATCGCCGTACAGCTTCCAGGGGCTTGGGGAAGAAGGGCTTGAGATACTTGCTGAGGCGCGTGAGAAGACAGGGCTTCCTGTTGTAACTGAGATAATGGACCCGAGGGACATAGGCCTCATAATCAAACATGTTGATATCATCCAGATCGGCGCAAGGAATATGCAGAATTTCAGGCTCCTTCAGGAGGTCGGCTCTTACAACAAGCCGGTTCTTCTCAAGAGAGGGCTTTCCGCTACGATAAAAGAACTTCTCATGGCTGCCGAATATATCATGGCGCAGGGCAACAGCAAGGTTATTCTCTGCGAGAGGGGAATAAGGACCTTTGAAACAGCCACAAGGAATACGCTTGACCTCAGCGCAATTCCGGTACTGAAGGAACTTACTCATCTGCCGATCGTTATTGACCCGAGCCATGCCGTTGGCAGATGGGAGTTTGTAGCCACTATGGCAAAGGCTGCTGTTGCTGCAGGCGCTGACGGGCTCATGATCGAGGTGCATTCAAACCCTGAAGAGGCATTCTCTGACGGCGAGCAGTCATTGAAGCCTGCTAAATTCAAGACGCTTATGAAGGAACTCAAGGCTGTTGCAAAGGCTGTGGGCAGAGAGATATAAATAGGGATTAAAATGAATTTAGAAAAAATAACAATAATCGGTGTCGGCCTGCTTGGCAGTTCGTTCGCCCTCTCATTAAAGAGGGTCGGTAGCAACGCCATTATCACCGGTGTCGGCAGGAATGAGGAGAACCTTCAAAAGGCGGAAGAATTAGGGATCATAGATGAATACTGCACTGTGCCGGCTGATGGTGTGGCAGGCGCTGATCTGGTCCTGCTTGCGACTCCTGTAGGCCAGTTTGAAAATATAGTCAGTGACATAAGGCATGAGTTAAAAAAAGGGGCTATCGTTACTGACGTCGGAAGTGTAAAAGGCGGACTGGTTGGAAGGCTGGATGCATTAATGCCTGAAGGCGTGAGCTTTGTCGGCGCGCATCCGATAGCCGGCGGGGAGCGCCAGGGGCTGGAGGCGGCCACATCCGAACTCTTCTGGGGGGCGAAATGTATTATCACGCCCACGCCTGATACTGATAAGGATGCGCTGGAGGATATCACCGAACTCTGGAAGCAGCTTGGAGCAAGGGTCTTGCACATGACCCCTGACGAACATGATGAGGTCTATTCAGCTGTAAGCCATCTGCCGCATGTCCTGGCATATGCTCTTGTGAATTCGATAAGCAGCATCAGGGAAGACATACTTGACTTTGGCGGCAGAGGGCTCAAAGACATGACCAGGATAGCACTGAGCCCGACTGAGCTCTGGAAAGATATATGCTCCCAGAACAGGGATCACATGCTCAGGTCGCTCAACGACTTCTCTTCCAATATCTCCGGCATCATAAAACGGTTTGAAAAGTCAGATTGGAAAGGGCTTGAGGAAGAATTCAAAAGAGCAAAAGAGGCGAGACAGCGTCTTGAATCAGATTAAGGTCTGCCACAGCGATCCGCTTAAAGGTGAGGCCTCCCCTCCTCCTGACAAGTCCATATCACACCGCGCCGTAATATTTTCTTCTCTTGCCGAGGGCAGGAGTGTTATTGAAAACTTTCTCGCTGCCGAGGATCCGATGCGGACGCTTGAAGCATTCAGGCAGATGGGCATAGAGATCGAACAGTCTGCTGACGGAAGGACGGTGACGATTATAGGCAAAGGGCTGCGGGGACTTTCTGAGCCTGTCGGCCCGATAGACTGCGGCAATTCCGGCACTACAATGAGGATGATGAGCGGCGTGCTTTCGGGACAGCCATTTTCTTCAACGCTTACAGGCGACAGATATCTTCTTAAACGCCCGATGCAGAGGGTGATCGGCCCGCTCACAAAGATGGGGGCTGTGATCACTTCTGAATCAGGCGGGCTTCCGCCGCTTCATATTAAAGGCGGGAATCTCAGTCCTATAAAATACAATTCTCCTGTTGCCAGCGCGCAGGTCAAATCTGCAATCCTCCTTGCCGGCCTCTACTGTAACGGGATAACCACAGTTGTTGAGCCGGAGAGGTCCAGAGACCATACAGAAAGGATGCTCAGGGCCGCCGGCGTTGATATTAATGTGCAAGGGCTTGAAGTGAGCATTAAAGGCCCTGCCAGATTAAACCCTATGGATATAAGGGTGCCTGCTGATTTTTCATCAGCCGCCTTCTTTATCGTTGCCGGCCTGCTTGTGCCAGGGTCAGAGGTATTGATCAAAGATGTCGGGATAAATCAGACAAGGACCGGATTGCTTGATATTCTAATAATGATGGGGGCATCCATTCAGCTTCTGAACCAGAGGGATATCTCCGGCGAGCCGGTTGCTGATATATTTGTAAAACACTCAAGCCTCTCAGGTATAGAGACAGGCGGGGAGATGCTTTTAAGGGCTATTGATGAATTCCCGATACTATGTGTTGTAGCCGCATTGGCAGATGGCACAACAAAGATAACAGGCGCCAAGGAACTCAGGGTAAAGGAGTCGGACAGGATAGCGGCGATGGCTTTGGAACTCGCGAAGATGGGTGTTAAGGTTGAAGAACTTCCGGACGGCATCATCATCAAAGGAAATGAGAGCCTGAAAGCGGCAAAAGTCCACAGCCATGGGGACCACAGGATCGCGATGTCGATGGTCGTTGCAGGGTTTATGGCAAAAGGGGAGACAACGGTTGACGACACAGAATGTATAGATACCTCTTTTCCCGGATTTATGGATATGATGAATAGGCTGAGACAATAAGGAAAATTATTTGTTTGCAACCTGTTATGGCTTTATGTATCATATATTTGCTTGCAAAACAAATTAGACATATAATTAACAACATGGAGCTATTATGAACGTTGAATTTCTCTTGGGAATTATTGCCGGTTTTCTTTTTTTCCTTCTGCTCTTTTTAATTCCTGCCATATTGCAGATCAAAAGGACCGCAAGGGCTGCGGAAGACCTGCTTATTACTACCCGGCAGTCTATTGCCCCGCTTTTAGCAGATCTCCAGCAGACGGTTGAGAGCGTAAATCATGTTGTTTTAAAGTTGGATGAATCAATGGGCAACATGCAGAACCTGACAAAAGCCATAGGAGAAACAGGGTCGATAATTTCTGACATCAATGGTTTTGTGAGAAAGATACAGATGGTGGTTTCATTTACAACGCTGGGTTTCAGTTCCGGCATAAAAACAGCCCTTGGCGTTCTTACGCAGGGGATCATAAAAAAGGGAGGAAAATAGAATGAGCGAGGAAAGAGGATATTCAGCAGGCAGTGTTATTCTTGCATTTGTATTGGGCGGCATAGTCGGCGCAGGCGTGGCTTTATTAACAGCACCGCAGTCAGGAAGAGAGACAAGGGAGAAGCTTATGGAATTTGCCGATGACGGCAGAAAAAAGGTTTCTGAATACGCAGGGCAGGCAAAAGAAAAATTCTCTTCTGCAGTAGACAGCGGGAAGAGTTTTATGGAAGACAAGAAGTCATTGATCGCAAATGCTTACGAGGCCGGCAAAGAAGCTTACAGCAAAGAAAAAGAGAGACAGACAAAGGGATAAATTGTTATAGATGGGTAGTCCCGTTGTATCGGGACTACCCGAATTACAAAGCTGTCAAAGCTCCAGGCAACACATGCCTCAAAGGAATCCGCGCATTAAAATATTTTTTTTGATTTAAACCTCCTGAATTAGATATATTATTTAGGTTTTTTTGATTCTCACCGTATGGTCTGCTTTATGGAAGCAGCATATTTTTCTGTATATTACTGAATCGATAATGAAGAATGTAATAACTATAGACGGGCCTTCAGGCTCAGGCAAGGGCACTATATCAAAGATGCTTGCCGAACGTCTCGGCTACAGCTACCTTGATACCGGCGCTCTTTACAGGGCGGTAGCGTGGAAGGTGAGGCATGACAGCGCTGACCCTGATGATGATGGGTCGCTGAAAAAGATACTTGATGAGATAGAGATCACATTCAACGGGCAAAAGGTTCTTGTCGGAGGCCGGGATATTACAGCCGAAATAAGGACAGCTGAAATAGGGGAGCTCAGTTCAAAGGTTTCAGCAATTCC
The genomic region above belongs to Thermodesulfovibrionia bacterium and contains:
- the pheA gene encoding prephenate dehydratase translates to MAKLKSLRNKIDDIDNTIVKLLNDRAKIVLDIKEAKKDDRLKVYSPTREREILKRLGKLNTGPFPGDALIALYKEILSTSRSLQQPLKIAYFGPPATFTHLAARRQFGASAEYVPESTIKAIFESVMRGKAQYGVVPIENSTEGVVNYTLDMFMDSDLNITSEVMLPIRHNLMSKTGKATGIKKIYSHPQPIAQCRGWLEEHYPGVPLIGGMSTASAAKRVARETSSAAIASELAADIYKLKFIAKGIEDYKNNFTRFLVIAKDYLPRTGNDKTSIMFSVKDKPGALHKILEHFAKHKINLTKIESRPSKRKAWEYIFFVDMQGHVEDLKVRKAIDAVKKECLYLKVLGSYPLAD
- the hisC gene encoding histidinol-phosphate transaminase, yielding MIKAPEHIKNIKPYVPGKPIEELERELGITGSIKLASNESPIGPSPLAVKALADGIHGLNRYPDGSCYSLKNALSQKLGIASEEIIFGNGSNEIIELAVRTFLSPGDEAIMASPSFVVYPTVTQAAGGKSIVVPLKDFRHDLEAMASAITAKTKVIFIANPNNPTGTINSRAEMDAFMEKVPDDVLVVIDEAYFEYVSSTDYPDSMEYLKKGRPVLILRTFSKIYGLAGLRIGYGLAHSSIISEMNKVRQPFNINSLAQIAALAALEDAEHVERAKKTNEDGKEFLYKELRSMGVDYLPTEANFIYIILKHDTALQLYNELLKKGVIIRPMGKRELRVTIGLADENKRFIKALQAVMKQ
- a CDS encoding YtxH domain-containing protein, with the translated sequence MSEERGYSAGSVILAFVLGGIVGAGVALLTAPQSGRETREKLMEFADDGRKKVSEYAGQAKEKFSSAVDSGKSFMEDKKSLIANAYEAGKEAYSKEKERQTKG
- the aroA gene encoding 3-phosphoshikimate 1-carboxyvinyltransferase, whose translation is MNQIKVCHSDPLKGEASPPPDKSISHRAVIFSSLAEGRSVIENFLAAEDPMRTLEAFRQMGIEIEQSADGRTVTIIGKGLRGLSEPVGPIDCGNSGTTMRMMSGVLSGQPFSSTLTGDRYLLKRPMQRVIGPLTKMGAVITSESGGLPPLHIKGGNLSPIKYNSPVASAQVKSAILLAGLYCNGITTVVEPERSRDHTERMLRAAGVDINVQGLEVSIKGPARLNPMDIRVPADFSSAAFFIVAGLLVPGSEVLIKDVGINQTRTGLLDILIMMGASIQLLNQRDISGEPVADIFVKHSSLSGIETGGEMLLRAIDEFPILCVVAALADGTTKITGAKELRVKESDRIAAMALELAKMGVKVEELPDGIIIKGNESLKAAKVHSHGDHRIAMSMVVAGFMAKGETTVDDTECIDTSFPGFMDMMNRLRQ
- a CDS encoding DUF948 domain-containing protein; the protein is MNVEFLLGIIAGFLFFLLLFLIPAILQIKRTARAAEDLLITTRQSIAPLLADLQQTVESVNHVVLKLDESMGNMQNLTKAIGETGSIISDINGFVRKIQMVVSFTTLGFSSGIKTALGVLTQGIIKKGGK
- a CDS encoding prephenate dehydrogenase/arogenate dehydrogenase family protein gives rise to the protein MNLEKITIIGVGLLGSSFALSLKRVGSNAIITGVGRNEENLQKAEELGIIDEYCTVPADGVAGADLVLLATPVGQFENIVSDIRHELKKGAIVTDVGSVKGGLVGRLDALMPEGVSFVGAHPIAGGERQGLEAATSELFWGAKCIITPTPDTDKDALEDITELWKQLGARVLHMTPDEHDEVYSAVSHLPHVLAYALVNSISSIREDILDFGGRGLKDMTRIALSPTELWKDICSQNRDHMLRSLNDFSSNISGIIKRFEKSDWKGLEEEFKRAKEARQRLESD
- the aroF gene encoding 3-deoxy-7-phosphoheptulonate synthase; the protein is MDIIVLKPKATAKEKRNIVKRLKQMGFDAHLSTGTERTVIGVIGDTSKVSEDESSSFEALNGVEKIHRITQPYRLASRNFQQKDSLIKVGRHVIGGKRIHVMAGPCSVENRANLINVAQDVKKAGATFLRGGAFKPRTSPYSFQGLGEEGLEILAEAREKTGLPVVTEIMDPRDIGLIIKHVDIIQIGARNMQNFRLLQEVGSYNKPVLLKRGLSATIKELLMAAEYIMAQGNSKVILCERGIRTFETATRNTLDLSAIPVLKELTHLPIVIDPSHAVGRWEFVATMAKAAVAAGADGLMIEVHSNPEEAFSDGEQSLKPAKFKTLMKELKAVAKAVGREI